Genomic segment of Myxococcus stipitatus:
TCACCCAGGTCCCCGAGGCATTCGTGGCGTACTGGATGGAGCTCGTCCGAGGCACTCCCGTGAACTGATACACGACATGCGCGTGCCCCTTGTCGTCCACGCGCATGTGGTGCATCCGCTCCCGATTCTGGAGGACGACGAAGGGCTCGTCCGTCACCAGCGCCTCGGGTGGACCATGGATGTGCCGCATCGGGTAGTTGCCGACCGGCATCACGGTGAGCGCATGGAGCTCCCCTTGCGCGTCCATGTCGAAGTCGTGGACCCACCCGCTCACGATTCGCTCGGACAACCACGCGCCCTGGGAGGACCGGAAGAAGTAGGTGGGCACGGAGGCGGACCCATCCTGGAACTGGGGGCTGACCGCGAGGTGCACCTCCCCCTGCGCATCCACCCGGACGCCCCCAATCCACGGGTACATCCCCATCCAGGGGACATTCTCCAGGCGCCGCCCGGGACGCGTCGTCACCACGCGCAGCAGGTCATCACCGTACTCGAGGAAGTACGCATACCCGTCCGCGTCCAGCCCGAAGTCCGGGTTCGCCTTGGTCCCCAGCGGGAGCACCGTGCGCGTCTGCCAGCCGCCCTCGCAGGCCCCCCAGGGCGTCATCCGCTCGTCGACGTCCTCCAGCTCCAGCGGGAGCTCCTGTTTCCGCAGTGAGATGGGCTCACACCCACCCACCACCATCGCGGCGACGAGCAGGCTCAGACACAGACGAGGGGACACGAGACCATCCACGGTGGACCCTGGGGCCGGGGGTACAACGGCATACGCAACGAGCGGCCGATTCGGGCTGTTTCCCACCGAAGGGGGCGCTCAGTCCACCGGGCGCAAGGCCCGCAGCGGACGCACGGGGCCGTTGAACCAGCGGCTCAGCTCCACCAGGTCATCCACCCGCCGCGCGTCCGGGAGGCTGTCCAGGAAGACCTGGCCATACGCCTTCGTGCGAATCCGCCGGTCCAGCATCGCGACGATGCCCTTGTCCGACTGGGTGCGAATCAACCGCCCGAAGCCCTGCCGCAGCGCGAGCGCCGCCTGGGGGAGCTGGTACTGCTCGAAGGGTTCCTCACCCCGCATCTGGAGCTGCTTGATGCGCGCCGCCACCAGCGGGTCCCCCGGTGACGCGAAGGGGAGCCGGTCGATGATGACCAGGCTCAGCGCGTCCCCCGGCACGTCCACGCCCTCCCAGAAGCTGTGCGCCGCGAAGAGCACGCTGGGCGTGTCGCGGAACGCCTCCAGGAGCTGCGCCTTGGGCCGCTCGCCCTGGAGCAGGGCCTGATACGGCAGCCGCCCCGCCGCCAGCTCATACGCGCGCACCATGTTGCGCAGCGACGTGAAGAGCACGAAGGCCCGGCCTCCCGACACCTCGCAGAGGCGGATGATCTCCTCCGCCGCCGCTTCGATGAAGCCCGGGGCGCTCGGGTCCGGCAGGTGCGTGGGCAGGTACAGCGCGGCCTGGCTCGGGTAGTCGAACGGGCTGGGCACCGCCAGCGTGCGTACGCGCGTCACCGGCTGGCCATCCTCGCCATACAAGCCCATGCGCCGGGCGAAGAAGTCGAAGCGGCTGTCCGCCGCCAGCGTCGCGGACGTGAACACCACCGTGTCGAGCGCGCCGTACATCCGCTCGCGCAGCTCCTTCGCCACGTCGATGGGGCTGGCGCGCAGGAACAACCCCTTGCCCCGCTGCTCCGCCCAGTACACGTGGTCCGCGGACTCCGCCTTCTCCAGGAAGGAGAGCTGCTCCTCCAGCTCGTCCGCGCGGCGCGTAATCGCGGCCAGCTCCGGCTCACGCTCTCCCGCGGTGAACGCGGACAGCGCGGCCAGGCCCTCGCGCACACCGCCCAGCGCGCTGGACAGCTTGCCCATGGCCTCCGCCTGGAGCGCCACGGAGGACTCGTGTCCGGACAGGCCCAGCGCGCGCGGTGCTTGCGCGAAGAAGGCGTCCGCGCCCGTGCGCAGCCGCGCCGACAACGCGCGCAGCATCGCGTGCCGCGAGTCGTCCTCCTTCAGCGACGCCACCGCGTCTCGCGCCAGCTCCTCCAGGCGGTAGTTGGACACCCCCACGCCGAAGTGGCCACTGGCCGCGTCCTCGAGCGCATGCGCCTCATCGAAGATGACGGCTTCGTAGTAGGGCAGCACGCCCTCGGTGCGCTTGCCGGAGCTGCGCAGCGACAGGTCCGCGAAGAAGAGGTGGTGGTTGACCACCAGCAGGT
This window contains:
- a CDS encoding ATP-dependent DNA helicase; the protein is MPLSASPTLSVDTLLGPGGALQVALPAYEHRPEQLQMARAVERAFAERSYLLAEAGTGTGKTLAYLVPALLAGRRVVVSTATKTLQDQIFFKDLPLLREKMGLTFEAAYLKGRNNYLCLHRYAAFAKEPQFGSREESRYWPKLKAWAEDTQTGDRSELDLPESFSAWPRLSTTSETCMGTRCPLYETCFVTRMRKRAESADLLVVNHHLFFADLSLRSSGKRTEGVLPYYEAVIFDEAHALEDAASGHFGVGVSNYRLEELARDAVASLKEDDSRHAMLRALSARLRTGADAFFAQAPRALGLSGHESSVALQAEAMGKLSSALGGVREGLAALSAFTAGEREPELAAITRRADELEEQLSFLEKAESADHVYWAEQRGKGLFLRASPIDVAKELRERMYGALDTVVFTSATLAADSRFDFFARRMGLYGEDGQPVTRVRTLAVPSPFDYPSQAALYLPTHLPDPSAPGFIEAAAEEIIRLCEVSGGRAFVLFTSLRNMVRAYELAAGRLPYQALLQGERPKAQLLEAFRDTPSVLFAAHSFWEGVDVPGDALSLVIIDRLPFASPGDPLVAARIKQLQMRGEEPFEQYQLPQAALALRQGFGRLIRTQSDKGIVAMLDRRIRTKAYGQVFLDSLPDARRVDDLVELSRWFNGPVRPLRALRPVD